One part of the Sphingobacterium sp. LZ7M1 genome encodes these proteins:
- a CDS encoding nuclear transport factor 2 family protein, with amino-acid sequence MEDQILDLEKKYWQGMASLDYDTVRDLTYFPCTVVSKYGVKYLDEPTYKKNFDMGKGMKMEIKGISEAVVQMFSKSFATIGYLIDVEFESQGQFRKAKCACSSAWIQENGKWKCSLHSEADYSPAEQKK; translated from the coding sequence ATGGAAGATCAAATCCTCGATTTAGAAAAGAAGTACTGGCAGGGAATGGCCAGTCTAGATTATGATACTGTCCGAGACCTTACCTATTTTCCATGTACCGTAGTCAGTAAGTATGGCGTAAAATACTTAGATGAACCGACCTATAAGAAAAACTTTGATATGGGGAAAGGTATGAAAATGGAAATTAAGGGAATTTCCGAAGCTGTCGTGCAAATGTTCAGTAAGAGTTTTGCAACCATTGGTTATTTAATCGATGTTGAATTTGAAAGCCAAGGGCAATTTCGCAAAGCCAAATGTGCATGTAGCTCCGCTTGGATCCAAGAAAACGGAAAATGGAAATGTTCCCTGCATTCTGAAGCAGATTATTCCCCAGCTGAACAGAAAAAATAA
- a CDS encoding SMP-30/gluconolactonase/LRE family protein has protein sequence MHKIFLTTFLLSLILASCTNTAKDQSKKDVQSDTSSIFKDFPKIGKIEVLDPAMLNIVDSTAQVEKLADGMTWAEGPVWVKDGNYLLYSDTRQNIIYQWSESAGLQEFIKPAGFEGPEVYSEEQGTNGLLINQQGQLVACDHGNRRIAQIDLKTKKKETLVGNWEGKKFNSPNDIAQHPNGDYYFTDPPYGLPGRENDTETKEIKENGVYKANQKGEAVQVVSNLARPNGIAISADAKQVFVALSDGNNPYIMAYDIKADGLLSEGRIFFDFKKNFPEESLAADGIKVDANGNMYAAAGDGVVVINSTGKPIGRIRSTVHTANCAFGADGYLYLTSTDQLLRIKLKI, from the coding sequence ATGCATAAAATCTTCTTAACAACATTTTTGCTATCCCTTATTTTAGCCTCCTGTACAAATACCGCTAAAGACCAATCTAAAAAGGATGTTCAATCTGATACCAGCAGTATTTTTAAAGATTTTCCCAAAATTGGAAAGATCGAAGTTCTAGATCCCGCTATGTTGAATATTGTGGACAGTACTGCTCAAGTAGAGAAATTAGCTGATGGGATGACATGGGCTGAAGGTCCAGTTTGGGTGAAGGACGGCAACTACCTATTGTATTCGGACACTAGGCAGAATATTATCTACCAATGGTCGGAGTCTGCAGGGCTTCAGGAATTCATTAAACCCGCAGGTTTTGAAGGGCCAGAAGTCTATTCCGAAGAACAGGGGACCAATGGTCTGTTGATAAACCAACAGGGTCAATTGGTAGCATGTGATCACGGTAATCGTCGAATTGCTCAAATTGACCTGAAAACTAAGAAAAAAGAAACATTGGTTGGAAACTGGGAAGGTAAAAAGTTCAATTCACCAAATGATATTGCTCAACATCCTAATGGGGATTATTATTTTACTGATCCACCTTATGGATTACCAGGTCGTGAAAATGACACCGAAACAAAGGAAATCAAAGAAAATGGTGTCTATAAAGCTAACCAAAAAGGAGAGGCAGTTCAGGTTGTTTCCAATTTAGCAAGACCTAATGGTATTGCTATTTCCGCAGATGCAAAACAGGTTTTTGTAGCATTGAGCGATGGAAATAACCCTTACATCATGGCATATGACATCAAAGCAGATGGCTTATTGTCTGAAGGTCGAATATTCTTTGATTTCAAAAAGAATTTTCCAGAAGAATCCCTTGCAGCAGATGGTATCAAGGTCGATGCAAATGGAAATATGTATGCAGCTGCCGGTGATGGAGTTGTGGTCATTAATTCTACTGGAAAACCTATAGGAAGAATTCGCTCTACCGTGCATACTGCTAACTGTGCCTTTGGAGCTGATGGCTATCTTTATCTGACATCAACGGATCAGTTATTGAGAATTAAACTAAAGATCTAA